Proteins encoded in a region of the Streptomyces akebiae genome:
- a CDS encoding GtrA family protein translates to MGSTSSGPDTRPRGALRRRLDLLVREVAKFGAVGGAGLLVNLGVFNLVRHTTELQVVRASVIATVVAIAFNYVGFRYFTYRDRDKSGRTKELSLFLLFSAVGLVIENGVLYTATYGFGWDSPLQSNIFKFLGIGVATLFRFWSYRTWVFRALPARETVSRAESFLEAEPAHPPTVTGKRR, encoded by the coding sequence ATGGGAAGTACCAGCTCGGGGCCTGATACGAGGCCCCGTGGCGCCCTGCGCCGCCGGCTCGACCTGCTCGTGCGCGAGGTCGCCAAGTTCGGCGCGGTGGGCGGTGCGGGGCTGCTGGTGAACCTCGGGGTGTTCAACCTCGTGCGGCACACCACCGAGCTCCAGGTGGTCCGGGCCAGCGTCATCGCCACGGTCGTCGCCATCGCGTTCAACTACGTCGGCTTCCGCTACTTCACGTACCGGGACCGCGACAAGAGCGGCCGTACGAAGGAGCTCTCGCTGTTCCTGCTGTTCAGCGCGGTCGGACTGGTGATCGAGAACGGGGTGCTCTACACCGCCACGTACGGCTTCGGCTGGGACAGCCCGCTCCAGTCCAACATCTTCAAGTTCCTCGGCATCGGCGTCGCGACCCTCTTCCGGTTCTGGTCGTACCGCACCTGGGTGTTCCGGGCCCTCCCGGCGCGCGAGACGGTGTCCCGCGCGGAATCGTTCCTCGAAGCGGAGCCCGCCCACCCGCCGACGGTCACGGGCAAGCGCCGCTGA
- a CDS encoding ATP-binding protein produces MRRRLIQSTLAVVLVVIAVFGVSLVIVETRTISSSAQERVESEAVQLTSIVDSRIIGDERITAEVLRDQVGDERYARIEIPGQSTIEIGEKPVGDVISHQATGEKDEIVTVEESRSAVSREVGRTLLIIAAVALLAVIAAVLLAVRQANRLASPLTDLAETAERLGSGDPRPRHKRYGVPELDRVADVLDSSAERIGRMLTAERRLAADASHQLRTPLTALSMRLEEITLTDDIDTVKEEAHIALTQVERLTDVVERLLTNSRDPRNGSAVSFELDEVIKQQLEEWRPAYRSAGRAVVSSGKRHLQAVGTPGAVAQVLAALIENSLMHGGGTVALRTRVTGNQAVIEVTDEGPGVPAELGARIFERAISGRNSTGIGLAVARDLAEADGGRLEMLQAQPPVFGLFLSRTPVRTPVGEDRPVR; encoded by the coding sequence GTGCGTCGCCGTCTCATCCAGTCCACCCTCGCCGTGGTCCTCGTGGTCATCGCCGTCTTCGGCGTCTCCCTGGTCATCGTCGAGACCCGCACGATCAGCAGCAGCGCGCAGGAGCGCGTGGAGTCCGAGGCTGTCCAGCTGACGAGCATCGTGGACAGCCGGATCATCGGCGACGAGAGGATCACCGCCGAGGTCCTCCGGGACCAGGTCGGCGACGAGCGTTACGCCCGTATCGAGATCCCCGGCCAGTCCACGATCGAGATCGGCGAGAAGCCCGTCGGCGACGTCATCAGCCACCAGGCCACGGGCGAGAAGGACGAGATCGTCACGGTCGAGGAGTCCCGCTCGGCGGTCAGCCGTGAGGTCGGCCGTACGCTGCTGATCATCGCGGCCGTCGCCCTGCTCGCCGTCATCGCGGCCGTCCTCCTCGCCGTACGCCAGGCCAATCGCCTCGCCTCCCCCCTCACCGACCTCGCCGAGACCGCCGAACGGCTCGGCTCCGGCGACCCGCGCCCCCGCCACAAGCGCTACGGCGTCCCCGAGCTGGACCGGGTCGCGGACGTGCTGGACTCCTCCGCCGAGCGCATCGGCCGCATGCTGACCGCCGAGCGGCGGCTCGCCGCCGACGCGTCCCATCAGCTGCGCACGCCGCTGACCGCGCTGTCGATGCGGCTGGAGGAGATCACCCTCACCGACGACATCGACACGGTGAAGGAGGAGGCGCACATCGCGCTCACCCAGGTCGAGCGCCTCACGGACGTCGTGGAGCGGCTCCTCACCAACTCACGCGACCCCCGCAACGGCTCCGCCGTCTCCTTCGAGCTCGACGAGGTCATCAAGCAGCAGCTGGAGGAGTGGCGGCCGGCCTACCGCAGCGCCGGGCGGGCCGTCGTCAGCTCCGGCAAGCGGCACCTCCAGGCCGTCGGCACGCCGGGCGCGGTCGCGCAGGTGCTGGCCGCGCTGATCGAGAACTCGCTGATGCACGGCGGCGGCACCGTGGCGCTGCGCACCCGCGTCACCGGGAACCAGGCGGTGATCGAGGTCACCGACGAGGGGCCCGGCGTCCCCGCCGAGCTGGGGGCGCGGATCTTCGAGCGGGCGATCAGCGGGCGCAACTCGACGGGCATCGGGCTGGCCGTGGCGCGGGACCTCGCCGAGGCCGACGGGGGGCGCCTGGAGATGCTCCAGGCCCAGCCGCCGGTCTTCGGGCTGTTCCTGTCGCGTACGCCGGTGCGGACGCCTGTCGGCGAGGACCGGCCGGTCAGGTAG
- a CDS encoding peptide MFS transporter, producing MASSLTKDPAGRGTPGAEGTFFGHPRGLATLFMTEMWERFSYYGMKALLTVYLLSGGPDAGKGSMDGGLAMDLATTTTIVAVYSAMVYLLAMPGGWLGDRVWGPRKTVAIAAVTIMSGHLVLALPGGQAPFFAGLALVAAGSGLLKANISTMVGHLYDGPEDPRRDGGFTIFYMGINAGAFFAPLAIGTVGQEVNWHLGFGLAAVGMAIGLAAFLAGSRTLSPRSDVAPKPLAAEERAAWLRKGLLWLAVAAVFYGAVGLSGHFTLNWAMIPLTVIGLVVPAGVLLRIKRDKELTTAEQSKMTGYIWFFVAAAVFWMIYDQGASTVQAFGSNDEKVAGSLLGFDFPTSWYQSLNPLFIMALAPVFAWLWLWLNRQGREPGTAVKFAMALVLIGVSFFFFLIPLGMAADGTLASPMWLVGIYFIQTVGELCLSPVGLSVTTKMAPAKYASQMMGVWFLAVTAGDSITGLLSNPAVGGFDLSGTGMVAVEATLAVLAGFAIYMYRKKVRALTGDVN from the coding sequence ATGGCGTCCAGCCTGACGAAGGACCCGGCCGGCCGGGGAACCCCCGGCGCCGAAGGCACCTTCTTCGGCCACCCCCGCGGACTGGCCACTCTCTTCATGACCGAGATGTGGGAGCGATTCTCCTACTACGGCATGAAGGCCCTCCTCACCGTCTACCTGCTCTCCGGCGGCCCCGACGCCGGCAAGGGGAGCATGGACGGCGGCCTGGCCATGGATCTGGCCACCACCACCACGATCGTCGCCGTCTACTCGGCGATGGTCTATCTGCTCGCCATGCCCGGCGGCTGGCTCGGCGACCGCGTCTGGGGCCCCCGCAAGACGGTGGCGATCGCGGCCGTCACGATCATGTCCGGGCATCTGGTGCTCGCCCTGCCGGGCGGTCAGGCACCGTTCTTCGCGGGCCTCGCCCTGGTCGCGGCCGGCTCCGGTCTGCTGAAGGCCAACATCTCCACCATGGTGGGCCATCTGTACGACGGCCCCGAGGACCCGCGGCGCGACGGCGGCTTCACGATCTTCTACATGGGCATCAACGCGGGTGCCTTCTTCGCCCCGCTGGCCATCGGCACCGTCGGCCAGGAGGTCAACTGGCACCTCGGCTTCGGCCTGGCCGCGGTCGGCATGGCCATCGGTCTCGCCGCCTTCCTCGCCGGCAGCCGCACCCTGAGCCCGAGGAGCGACGTCGCCCCCAAGCCGCTGGCGGCCGAGGAGCGCGCCGCCTGGCTGCGCAAGGGCCTGCTCTGGCTGGCCGTCGCGGCCGTCTTCTACGGCGCCGTGGGCCTCAGCGGCCACTTCACCCTGAACTGGGCGATGATCCCGCTGACGGTCATCGGTCTGGTCGTCCCGGCCGGTGTGCTGCTGCGCATCAAGCGGGACAAGGAGCTGACCACCGCCGAGCAGTCGAAGATGACCGGCTACATCTGGTTCTTCGTCGCCGCCGCCGTGTTCTGGATGATCTACGACCAGGGCGCGTCCACGGTCCAGGCGTTCGGCTCGAACGACGAGAAGGTGGCCGGCTCGCTGCTCGGCTTCGACTTCCCGACCTCCTGGTACCAGTCGCTGAACCCGCTGTTCATCATGGCGCTGGCCCCGGTGTTCGCCTGGCTCTGGCTGTGGCTCAACCGCCAGGGCCGGGAGCCCGGCACGGCCGTGAAGTTCGCGATGGCACTGGTGCTCATCGGTGTCTCGTTCTTCTTCTTCCTGATCCCGCTGGGGATGGCCGCGGACGGCACCCTGGCCAGCCCGATGTGGCTGGTGGGCATCTATTTCATCCAGACCGTCGGTGAGCTGTGCCTCTCCCCCGTCGGCCTGTCGGTGACGACGAAGATGGCCCCGGCCAAGTACGCCAGCCAGATGATGGGCGTCTGGTTCCTCGCGGTCACCGCGGGCGACTCGATCACCGGCCTGCTCTCCAACCCGGCCGTCGGCGGCTTCGACCTCAGCGGCACCGGCATGGTCGCCGTCGAGGCCACCCTCGCCGTCCTCGCCGGCTTCGCGATCTACATGTACCGCAAGAAGGTCAGGGCCCTCACGGGCGACGTCAACTGA
- a CDS encoding ATP-binding protein produces the protein MSTTRPFSPGDRGPEPGAGGASGVPGGDPPEAPAASRLPRRLAFDGESGVVPLARDFTRQALYAWGWLPAATADQRAAAEDVLLVVSELVTNACLHAGGPSELRIGCDNKVLRIEVSDRGTGSPAPRTPHRAGRPGGHGMFIVQRLCLDWGVVRAPGASGKTVWAELGAPA, from the coding sequence ATGAGCACCACCCGGCCTTTCTCGCCGGGCGACCGCGGCCCGGAACCGGGTGCCGGCGGCGCTTCCGGGGTGCCAGGCGGAGACCCGCCCGAGGCCCCCGCCGCGAGCCGCCTCCCCCGTCGGCTCGCCTTCGACGGCGAGAGCGGGGTGGTGCCGCTCGCCCGCGACTTCACCCGCCAGGCGTTGTACGCGTGGGGGTGGTTGCCGGCCGCGACCGCGGACCAGCGGGCCGCGGCCGAGGACGTGCTGCTGGTGGTGTCCGAACTGGTCACCAACGCCTGCCTCCACGCCGGGGGTCCGTCCGAGCTGCGGATCGGGTGCGACAACAAGGTGCTGCGCATCGAGGTGTCCGACCGGGGGACGGGCAGCCCGGCGCCCCGCACACCGCATCGAGCCGGGCGGCCGGGTGGGCACGGGATGTTCATCGTGCAGCGGCTCTGTCTGGACTGGGGGGTCGTACGGGCTCCCGGGGCGTCCGGAAAGACGGTGTGGGCGGAGCTGGGGGCACCCGCTTAG
- a CDS encoding STAS domain-containing protein: protein MDRGTVGSAQSGRLRVEVREEGPSAVVTPAGELDHHTADLLREPLESCLDKGFTRLVVDCSRLEFCDSTGLNVLLGVRLRAESAGGGVHLAGMLPAVARVFEITGADAVFTVHDTLEAALGD from the coding sequence ATGGACCGTGGGACGGTCGGCAGCGCACAGTCGGGCCGACTACGGGTCGAGGTGCGGGAAGAGGGCCCCAGCGCCGTCGTGACCCCGGCGGGTGAGCTCGATCACCACACCGCCGATCTGTTGCGTGAGCCACTCGAGAGCTGCCTGGACAAGGGCTTCACACGTCTGGTGGTGGACTGCTCACGCCTGGAGTTCTGCGACTCCACCGGGCTCAACGTCCTGCTGGGCGTGCGGCTGCGGGCGGAGTCGGCGGGCGGTGGTGTCCATCTGGCGGGAATGCTCCCGGCGGTGGCGCGGGTCTTCGAGATCACCGGGGCGGACGCGGTGTTCACCGTCCACGACACGCTTGAGGCCGCCCTGGGCGACTAG
- a CDS encoding 5-(carboxyamino)imidazole ribonucleotide synthase, producing MTFPVVGMVGGGQLARMTHEAGIPLGIRFKLLSDTPQDSAAQVVGDVVIGDYRDLDTLRAFAQGCDVITFDHEHVPTEHLRALEADGIPVRPGPDALQHAQDKGVMRARLDAIGVPCPRHRIVADPDDVAAFAAEGEGFPVILKTVRGGYDGKGVWVVRSVEDAAEPFRAGVPVLAEEKVDFVRELAANVVRSPHGQAVAYPVVESRQVDGVCDTVIAPAPDLDEALALRAEEMALRIAKELDVVGHLAVELFQTRDGRILVNELAMRPHNSGHWSQDGAITSQFANHVRAVLDLPLGDPRPRAKWTVMVNVLGGDYPDMYSAYLHCMARDPQLKIHMYGKDVKPGRKVGHVNTYGDDLDDVLERARHAAGYLRGTITE from the coding sequence GTGACGTTCCCGGTAGTCGGCATGGTCGGCGGTGGCCAGCTCGCTCGTATGACACACGAGGCGGGCATCCCGCTCGGCATCAGGTTCAAGCTCCTCAGTGACACCCCTCAGGATTCCGCGGCGCAGGTCGTCGGCGATGTCGTCATCGGCGACTACCGCGACCTCGACACGCTGCGTGCGTTCGCGCAGGGCTGCGACGTGATCACCTTCGATCACGAACACGTACCCACCGAGCATCTACGGGCTCTGGAGGCGGACGGCATCCCCGTGCGCCCCGGCCCGGACGCGCTCCAGCACGCCCAGGACAAGGGCGTGATGCGCGCGCGGCTCGACGCGATCGGCGTGCCCTGTCCACGGCACCGCATCGTCGCGGACCCCGACGACGTGGCCGCCTTCGCCGCCGAGGGCGAGGGGTTTCCGGTCATCCTCAAGACGGTCCGCGGCGGCTACGACGGCAAGGGCGTATGGGTCGTCCGGTCGGTCGAGGACGCCGCCGAGCCCTTCCGCGCCGGCGTCCCGGTCCTCGCGGAGGAGAAGGTCGACTTCGTGCGGGAGCTGGCCGCCAACGTCGTACGGTCGCCGCACGGTCAGGCCGTCGCCTACCCGGTGGTGGAGTCGCGGCAGGTCGACGGCGTCTGCGACACCGTGATCGCCCCGGCGCCCGACCTGGACGAGGCGCTCGCCCTGCGCGCCGAGGAGATGGCCCTGCGCATCGCCAAGGAACTGGACGTGGTCGGCCACCTGGCGGTCGAGCTGTTCCAGACCCGCGACGGCCGCATCCTGGTCAACGAGCTGGCGATGCGCCCCCACAACTCGGGCCACTGGAGCCAGGACGGCGCGATCACCTCGCAGTTCGCCAACCACGTACGGGCCGTCCTCGACCTCCCGCTCGGCGACCCGCGCCCGCGCGCGAAGTGGACCGTCATGGTCAACGTCCTCGGCGGCGACTACCCCGACATGTACTCCGCGTACCTGCACTGCATGGCCCGCGACCCGCAGCTCAAGATCCACATGTACGGCAAGGACGTGAAGCCCGGCCGTAAGGTCGGTCACGTCAACACCTACGGCGACGACCTGGACGACGTGCTGGAGCGCGCCCGTCACGCTGCCGGTTACCTGAGAGGCACGATCACCGAATGA
- a CDS encoding dipeptidase, producing the protein MASLEAARELLREFPVADGHNDLPWALREQVRYDLDARDIADDQSAFLHTDLARLRAGGVGAQFWSVYVPSDAAVLPGAVTATLEQIDCVRQLIDRHPAQLRAALTAAEMEAARAEGRIASLMGAEGGHSIDNSLATLRTLYALGVRYMTLTHNDNIAWADSATDEAAVGGLSAFGRAVVREMNREGMLVDLSHVAATTMRDALDTSTAPVIFSHSSSRAVCDHPRNIPDDVLERLPANGGVAMVTFVPKFVLQAAVDWTAAADENMRAHGLHHLDTTPEGMAVHRAFEERNPRPVATVSTVADHLDHMREVAGIDHLGIGGDYDGTAFTPDGLGDVSCYPNLIAELLDRGWSRPDLAKLTWRNAVRVLGAAEDVARDLQARTSPSNATLEQLDG; encoded by the coding sequence ATGGCATCGCTGGAGGCGGCCCGGGAACTGCTGCGGGAGTTCCCGGTCGCGGACGGGCACAACGACCTGCCCTGGGCGCTGCGTGAGCAGGTCCGCTACGACCTGGACGCGCGGGACATCGCCGACGACCAGAGCGCCTTCCTCCACACCGACCTCGCGCGGCTGCGCGCGGGCGGCGTGGGGGCGCAGTTCTGGTCGGTGTACGTCCCCTCGGACGCGGCAGTCCTGCCGGGGGCCGTCACCGCGACCCTGGAACAGATCGACTGCGTACGGCAGTTGATCGACCGTCACCCGGCGCAGCTGCGGGCCGCGCTGACCGCCGCCGAGATGGAGGCGGCCCGCGCCGAGGGCCGCATCGCCTCCCTGATGGGCGCCGAGGGCGGCCACTCCATCGACAACAGCCTCGCCACGCTGCGGACGCTGTACGCGCTCGGCGTCCGCTACATGACGCTCACGCACAACGACAACATCGCCTGGGCGGACTCCGCGACGGACGAGGCGGCCGTCGGCGGCCTGTCGGCCTTCGGCCGGGCGGTGGTGCGGGAGATGAACCGCGAGGGGATGCTCGTCGACCTCTCGCACGTGGCCGCGACGACGATGCGGGACGCGCTCGACACGTCCACGGCCCCGGTGATCTTCTCCCACTCCTCGTCGCGGGCCGTCTGCGACCACCCCCGCAACATCCCGGACGACGTCCTGGAGCGGCTCCCGGCCAACGGGGGAGTGGCGATGGTGACGTTCGTGCCGAAGTTCGTGCTCCAGGCCGCCGTCGACTGGACGGCCGCCGCCGACGAGAACATGCGGGCCCACGGTCTGCACCACCTCGACACCACCCCCGAGGGGATGGCGGTCCACCGCGCCTTCGAGGAGCGCAACCCCCGCCCGGTCGCCACGGTGTCCACGGTCGCGGACCATCTCGACCACATGCGCGAGGTGGCCGGCATCGACCACCTCGGCATCGGCGGCGACTACGACGGCACGGCCTTCACCCCCGACGGTCTGGGCGACGTCTCCTGCTACCCGAACCTGATCGCCGAGCTCCTCGACCGGGGCTGGTCCCGTCCGGACCTGGCCAAGCTGACCTGGCGGAACGCGGTCCGGGTGCTGGGCGCGGCGGAGGACGTGGCCCGGGACCTCCAGGCCCGTACGAGCCCGTCCAACGCGACGCTGGAACAGCTGGACGGGTGA
- a CDS encoding response regulator transcription factor — MTRVLLAEDDASISEPLARALRREGYEVEVREDGPTALDAGMQGGVDLVVLDLGLPGMDGLEVARRLRAEGHTVPILILTARADEVDTVVGLDAGADDYVTKPFRLAELLARVRALLRRGSAEPAQPPATHGVRIDVESHRAWMGDEELQLTAKEFDLLRVLVRDAGRVVTRDQLMREVWDTTWWSSTKTLDMHISWLRKKLGDDAANPRYIATVRGVGFRFEKN, encoded by the coding sequence ATGACCCGTGTACTGCTCGCCGAGGACGACGCGTCCATCTCGGAGCCGTTGGCTCGCGCACTGCGCCGGGAAGGGTACGAGGTGGAGGTCCGCGAGGACGGTCCCACCGCACTGGACGCCGGAATGCAGGGTGGCGTCGACCTGGTCGTCCTGGACCTGGGGCTGCCCGGCATGGACGGCCTGGAGGTGGCTCGCAGGCTGCGCGCCGAGGGCCACACCGTGCCGATCCTCATCCTGACCGCGCGCGCCGACGAGGTGGACACCGTCGTCGGCCTCGACGCGGGCGCCGACGACTACGTCACCAAGCCCTTCCGGCTCGCCGAGTTGCTCGCCCGCGTCCGGGCCCTGCTGCGGCGCGGCTCGGCGGAACCGGCGCAGCCGCCCGCCACCCACGGCGTGCGGATCGACGTCGAGTCCCACCGGGCGTGGATGGGGGACGAGGAGCTCCAGCTCACCGCCAAGGAGTTCGACCTGCTGCGGGTGCTCGTGCGCGACGCCGGCCGGGTCGTCACCCGTGACCAGCTGATGCGCGAGGTCTGGGACACGACCTGGTGGTCCTCGACGAAGACCCTCGACATGCACATCTCCTGGCTGCGCAAGAAGCTGGGCGACGATGCGGCGAACCCGCGGTACATCGCGACGGTGCGCGGGGTCGGCTTCCGGTTCGAGAAGAACTGA
- a CDS encoding LPXTG cell wall anchor domain-containing protein has translation MWGAEVSYRTYQKRTAALASLAALAGSAVLMAAPVAHAEVVDVEYNCKTPIGDKSAVSPIDIKGVESGDGYKITMSWQKGVSSSPVELGKGAMTPSATIELGGAESGTLTVTGPANQEAIPANTPIKINDLSGTYTPKETGKVEFTAGVLTIKALGTVTTCTPGNDPGPSLTLDVTAAGGSASGGSGGGSDTGGSGGSNGSGSTGGSGDELPQTGPLDSAVALGTLGGTVLLAGTAGVLWVTRRNQAVRR, from the coding sequence ATGTGGGGTGCCGAGGTGTCGTACCGGACGTACCAGAAACGAACCGCCGCGCTCGCGTCCCTCGCGGCCCTGGCCGGCTCGGCGGTGCTGATGGCCGCCCCGGTGGCCCATGCCGAGGTCGTGGACGTCGAGTACAACTGCAAGACGCCGATCGGGGACAAGTCCGCGGTGTCGCCCATCGACATCAAGGGGGTCGAGAGCGGCGACGGCTACAAGATCACGATGTCGTGGCAGAAGGGTGTGTCGTCCAGCCCGGTCGAGCTGGGCAAGGGCGCGATGACGCCCAGCGCCACGATCGAACTGGGCGGGGCCGAGAGCGGCACGCTCACGGTGACGGGGCCGGCGAACCAGGAGGCGATCCCGGCCAACACACCGATCAAGATCAACGACCTGAGCGGCACGTACACGCCGAAGGAGACCGGCAAGGTCGAGTTCACCGCGGGTGTGCTCACCATCAAGGCCCTCGGCACGGTGACCACCTGCACCCCGGGCAACGATCCCGGGCCGTCGCTGACCCTCGACGTCACCGCCGCGGGCGGGAGCGCCTCGGGCGGTTCGGGGGGCGGGTCCGACACCGGTGGCTCGGGCGGCTCGAACGGATCGGGGAGTACGGGTGGTTCGGGCGATGAGCTGCCGCAGACCGGCCCGCTGGACTCGGCGGTCGCACTCGGCACGCTCGGCGGCACGGTGCTGCTCGCGGGCACGGCGGGGGTGCTGTGGGTGACGCGCAGGAACCAGGCGGTACGTCGCTGA
- the purE gene encoding 5-(carboxyamino)imidazole ribonucleotide mutase translates to MSPVVGIVMGSDSDWPVMEAAAQALDEFEIEYEVDVVSAHRMPREMVAYGEEAADRGIKVIIAGAGGAAHLPGMLASVTPLPVIGVPVPLKYLDGMDSLLSIVQMPAGVPVATVSVAGARNAGLLAARILATHDQELLGRMREFQQQLNDQATEKGKRLRTKVEGAGSGFGFGK, encoded by the coding sequence ATGAGCCCGGTCGTAGGCATTGTCATGGGGTCGGACTCCGACTGGCCCGTCATGGAGGCCGCCGCGCAGGCCCTCGACGAGTTCGAGATCGAGTACGAGGTCGACGTCGTCTCGGCGCACCGGATGCCGCGCGAGATGGTCGCGTACGGCGAGGAGGCCGCGGACCGGGGCATCAAGGTGATCATCGCGGGTGCGGGCGGCGCCGCCCATCTGCCCGGCATGCTCGCGTCCGTGACGCCGCTGCCGGTCATCGGCGTGCCGGTGCCGCTGAAGTACCTCGACGGCATGGACTCCCTGCTGTCGATCGTGCAGATGCCGGCCGGTGTGCCCGTCGCGACGGTCTCCGTCGCCGGGGCCCGCAACGCCGGTCTGCTGGCCGCGCGCATCCTCGCCACGCACGACCAGGAACTCCTCGGCCGTATGCGGGAGTTCCAGCAGCAGCTGAACGACCAGGCGACCGAGAAGGGCAAGCGCCTGCGCACCAAGGTCGAGGGAGCGGGCAGCGGCTTCGGCTTCGGGAAGTAG
- a CDS encoding RNA polymerase sigma factor SigF produces the protein MSPRLDASHTQRATSASAPEETQDDLAHNPGDALADLPEIPPYDEVGPVDARALSKTLFERLESLEEGTYEYSYVRNTLVELNLALVKFAASRFRSRSEPMEDIIQVGTIGLIKAIDRFELSRGVEFPTFAMPTIVGEIKRFFRDTSWSVRVPRRLQELRLDLAKAGDELAQKLDRAPTVGELAERLGLTNDEVVEGMAASNAYTASSLDAQPEEDDSEGALADRIGYEDHGLEGIEYVESLKPLIAELPPRDRKILSLRFVAGMTQSEIGDELGISQMHVSRLLSRTLVRLRKGLTLEE, from the coding sequence ATGTCACCCCGGCTCGACGCATCGCATACCCAGAGGGCGACGTCGGCATCCGCCCCGGAAGAGACGCAGGACGACCTCGCCCACAATCCGGGCGACGCGCTCGCCGATCTGCCGGAGATCCCCCCGTACGACGAGGTGGGACCGGTGGACGCACGAGCCCTGTCCAAGACCCTCTTCGAGCGGCTCGAATCCCTTGAGGAAGGCACGTACGAGTACTCGTACGTACGCAACACCCTGGTCGAACTCAACCTGGCCCTGGTGAAGTTCGCCGCCTCCCGGTTCCGCTCGCGCAGCGAACCCATGGAGGACATCATCCAGGTCGGCACGATCGGCCTCATCAAGGCGATCGACCGCTTCGAACTGAGCAGGGGCGTCGAGTTCCCCACGTTCGCGATGCCGACGATCGTCGGCGAGATCAAGCGTTTCTTCCGCGACACGAGTTGGTCCGTGCGGGTGCCGCGCAGACTCCAGGAGCTGCGGCTCGACCTGGCCAAGGCCGGCGACGAGCTGGCGCAGAAGCTCGATCGCGCTCCGACGGTGGGAGAGCTGGCGGAGCGCCTCGGGCTGACGAACGACGAGGTCGTCGAGGGCATGGCGGCGTCGAACGCGTACACCGCCTCGTCGCTGGACGCCCAGCCCGAGGAGGACGACTCCGAGGGCGCCCTGGCGGACCGGATCGGCTACGAGGACCACGGCCTCGAAGGCATCGAGTACGTCGAGTCCCTGAAGCCGCTGATCGCCGAACTGCCGCCGCGCGACCGGAAGATCCTGTCCCTGCGGTTCGTGGCCGGCATGACGCAGTCCGAGATCGGGGACGAACTGGGCATCTCCCAGATGCACGTCTCCCGACTGCTGTCCCGCACGCTGGTACGCCTGCGCAAGGGGCTGACACTGGAGGAGTGA